One Bartonella kosoyi DNA segment encodes these proteins:
- the hflX gene encoding GTPase HflX: MINENERLGEVFSQIIKQVRALVLIPIFQENRTENSLRECSRSSRLQEALGLAHAIRLEVVHYEIINILTPRPATLFGKGKADALANYIHEYSIELAIIDHFLTPIQQRNLEKLWNCKVIDRTALILEIFGDRARTKEGVLQVELAHLSYQKGRLVRSWTHLERQRGGRGFLGGPGETQIEADRRLLQEKIIRIRRELETVIKTRALHRAKRKKTSYPVVALVGYTNAGKSTLFNRLSGADVLAKNMLFATLDPTLRKVVLPHGKTILLSDTVGFISNLPTNLIAAFRATLEEVIEADLIIHVRDMSDLDHRAHAQDVLEVLSSLDIDIDDLEHIIEVWNKIDMLDEQALNVLQTSAMTRSNPALIVSALKGDGLDQLLRTIEKRLFGEVQSVEYLLKPHEMSLIDWFYENSAEIKQEGHDDGAITIRAVLTSEAKKQLENIKKNMN; encoded by the coding sequence ATGATAAATGAAAATGAGAGATTAGGAGAGGTATTTTCGCAAATTATAAAACAAGTGCGCGCACTTGTTTTGATACCGATTTTTCAAGAGAATAGAACTGAAAATTCTTTGAGAGAATGCTCTAGATCTTCTCGCCTTCAAGAGGCATTGGGGTTAGCGCATGCTATAAGGTTAGAAGTTGTTCATTATGAAATAATTAACATTTTAACCCCTCGTCCTGCGACTCTCTTTGGAAAAGGTAAAGCTGATGCGCTTGCCAATTATATCCATGAATATTCCATTGAGCTTGCGATTATAGATCACTTTTTAACGCCAATACAGCAGCGTAATTTAGAAAAATTATGGAATTGTAAAGTTATCGATAGGACGGCTTTGATTCTTGAAATTTTTGGTGATCGTGCACGAACAAAAGAAGGGGTTTTGCAAGTAGAATTGGCGCATTTGTCCTATCAAAAAGGGCGGCTTGTGCGGAGTTGGACGCACTTGGAAAGGCAACGAGGGGGGCGTGGCTTCTTAGGTGGACCTGGTGAAACGCAAATTGAAGCAGACAGGCGTCTTTTACAAGAGAAAATTATTCGTATTCGCCGCGAATTGGAAACGGTTATTAAAACGCGTGCACTTCATAGAGCAAAAAGAAAAAAAACATCTTATCCTGTTGTGGCACTAGTAGGATATACGAATGCAGGAAAGTCAACACTTTTTAACCGTTTAAGCGGTGCTGATGTTTTAGCAAAGAATATGTTATTTGCAACGCTTGATCCGACTTTACGCAAAGTTGTTCTTCCCCATGGAAAAACTATTCTTTTGTCTGATACTGTAGGCTTTATCTCTAATTTGCCAACAAATTTGATTGCAGCTTTTAGAGCCACCCTTGAAGAAGTGATTGAAGCGGATCTCATTATTCATGTAAGAGATATGTCGGATCTTGATCATCGAGCCCATGCCCAAGATGTCTTAGAAGTTCTTTCAAGTCTTGATATCGATATTGATGATCTAGAGCATATCATAGAAGTTTGGAATAAGATTGATATGTTAGATGAGCAAGCTTTGAATGTTTTACAAACGAGCGCAATGACACGGTCAAATCCTGCGCTCATAGTATCAGCCCTTAAAGGGGATGGGCTCGATCAATTATTAAGAACTATTGAAAAGCGACTTTTTGGAGAGGTCCAGAGCGTTGAATATCTTTTAAAACCTCATGAAATGTCACTTATTGATTGGTTTTATGAAAACTCTGCGGAAATAAAGCAGGAAGGGCATGATGATGGGGCTATTACCATTAGAGCTGTTCTTACTTCTGAAGCAAAAAAACAATTAGAGAACATTAAAAAAAATATGAATTAA
- the hfq gene encoding RNA chaperone Hfq, with amino-acid sequence MAERSQHLQDVFLNTVRKQKISLTIFLVNGVKLTGIVTSFDNFCVLLRRDGHAQLVYKHAISTIMPGQPVQMFEGESPE; translated from the coding sequence ATGGCAGAGCGATCACAACACCTGCAAGATGTATTTTTAAATACGGTGCGTAAGCAAAAAATTTCCCTTACAATTTTTCTTGTTAATGGCGTTAAACTCACGGGTATTGTAACTTCATTTGATAATTTTTGTGTCCTTTTGCGTCGAGATGGACACGCGCAATTGGTTTATAAGCATGCTATTTCTACGATTATGCCCGGACAGCCTGTACAGATGTTTGAAGGAGAAAGTCCTGAGTAA